In the Coturnix japonica isolate 7356 chromosome 6, Coturnix japonica 2.1, whole genome shotgun sequence genome, one interval contains:
- the LOC107315952 gene encoding translation initiation factor IF-2-like isoform X1 encodes MRRAGGGRGGAGGCAERSGAGACGSGRVSPQPFCAALLESGAQRRETRKKKGKKKGKRKKRGRPPPAPSRRKNVASPPLPAPAPLGAAGSGPVSPRPVGAARHRSARYSSAQLGTAQLSTAPRGRPRRLLPSCAARRPHARPSSRRPREAAAAGGGRRGGERIPGSCGVGAGGESGAAPRSRLSPGAGGPEGRPWGRRPRGDSDRGRGEAGASRPGAAAAELPVGPTGAAATASEPPRAALRCEPARNGTARYGTARHASPRSAPTAGGAALKRRWSCGATSGMAKTMSLDEQQQNPPSSLHIPSLPHLQLPPFPSLALKEFITEEHKEDDSKTVQCYWELIAPLAQHYLIPAPTEKDTEKYANTFNALRIQGRRKNV; translated from the exons ATGCGCAGAGCGGGCGGGGGtcgcggcggggccgggggctgcgcggagcggagcggggccggaGCGTGCGGTTCCGGGCGAGTCAGCCCTCAGCCATTTTGCGCTGCCCTATTGGAGAGCGGAGCGCAGCGCAGGGaaacgaggaaaaaaaaagggaaaaaaaaaggaaaaagaaaaaaaagaggccgacccccccccgccccctcccgtCGGAAGAACGTCGCCTCGCCGCCGCTCCCTGCCCCCGCCCCGCTGGGGGCTGCGGGCTCCGGCCCCGTGTCCCCGCGTCCCGTCGGGGCCGCTCGGCACAGATCAGCTCGgtacagctcagctcagctcggcacagcacagctcagcacagccccccgcggccgcccccgccgcctccTGCCATCTTGCGCTGCCCGGCGGCCCCACGCCCGGCCTTCCTCCCGCCGCCCCCGGGAGGCGGCCGCGGCCggcggggggaggagggggggggagcGGATCCCCGGGAGCTGCGGGGTTGGGGCGGGGGGAGAGAGCGGGGCGGCGCCTCGGAGCCGGCTCAGCCCCGGCGCTGGGGGCCCGGAGGGGCGGCCATGGGGGCGGCGGCCGCGGGGAGACAGCGACCgggggcggggggaggcggGCGCGTCCCGCCCCGGAGCCGCAGCCGCTGAGTTGCCGGTGGGGCCGACGGGCGCTGCCGCCACCGCCTCGGAGCCGCCccgcgctgcgctgcgctgcgaGCCGGCACGGAACGGCACGGCCAGATACGGCACGGCCCGACACGCGTCACCGCGGTCCGCCCCGACGGCGGGCGGTGCTGCCTTAAAGCGGCGATGGAGCTGCGGGGCCACGAGCG GCATGGCCAAGACAATGTCCCTGGatgaacagcaacaaaacccaccCAGCTCCTTGCacatcccttccctcccccaccTTCAGCTTCCACCCTTCCCCTCTCTGGCCTTAAAGGAATTTATTACGGAGGAGCATAAAGAAGATGACAGCAAAACCGTTCAGTGTTACTGGGAACTCATCGCACCGTTAGCACAGCACTATCTCATCCCAGCACCCACAGAGAAGGACACGGAGAAGTACGCAAATACCTTTAATGCACTTAGGATacaagggaggagaaaaaacgTTTAG
- the LOC107315952 gene encoding translation initiation factor IF-2-like isoform X2: MRRAGGGRGGAGGCAERSGAGACGSGRVSPQPFCAALLESGAQRRETRKKKGKKKGKRKKRGRPPPAPSRRKNVASPPLPAPAPLGAAGSGPVSPRPVGAARHRSARYSSAQLGTAQLSTAPRGRPRRLLPSCAARRPHARPSSRRPREAAAAGGGRRGGERIPGSCGVGAGGESGAAPRSRLSPGAGGPEGRPWGRRPRGDSDRGRGEAGASRPGAAAAELPVGPTGAAATASEPPRAALRCEPARNGTARYGTARHASPRSAPTAGGAALKRRWSCGATSGIEQDFLTTAMELPGALRSQRPQVLNHLPPDAGQPSHCWMWHQGDAHRPIQAWCCWEWGSTAPMPGGVSFYGNAWSSCPAE; encoded by the exons ATGCGCAGAGCGGGCGGGGGtcgcggcggggccgggggctgcgcggagcggagcggggccggaGCGTGCGGTTCCGGGCGAGTCAGCCCTCAGCCATTTTGCGCTGCCCTATTGGAGAGCGGAGCGCAGCGCAGGGaaacgaggaaaaaaaaagggaaaaaaaaaggaaaaagaaaaaaaagaggccgacccccccccgccccctcccgtCGGAAGAACGTCGCCTCGCCGCCGCTCCCTGCCCCCGCCCCGCTGGGGGCTGCGGGCTCCGGCCCCGTGTCCCCGCGTCCCGTCGGGGCCGCTCGGCACAGATCAGCTCGgtacagctcagctcagctcggcacagcacagctcagcacagccccccgcggccgcccccgccgcctccTGCCATCTTGCGCTGCCCGGCGGCCCCACGCCCGGCCTTCCTCCCGCCGCCCCCGGGAGGCGGCCGCGGCCggcggggggaggagggggggggagcGGATCCCCGGGAGCTGCGGGGTTGGGGCGGGGGGAGAGAGCGGGGCGGCGCCTCGGAGCCGGCTCAGCCCCGGCGCTGGGGGCCCGGAGGGGCGGCCATGGGGGCGGCGGCCGCGGGGAGACAGCGACCgggggcggggggaggcggGCGCGTCCCGCCCCGGAGCCGCAGCCGCTGAGTTGCCGGTGGGGCCGACGGGCGCTGCCGCCACCGCCTCGGAGCCGCCccgcgctgcgctgcgctgcgaGCCGGCACGGAACGGCACGGCCAGATACGGCACGGCCCGACACGCGTCACCGCGGTCCGCCCCGACGGCGGGCGGTGCTGCCTTAAAGCGGCGATGGAGCTGCGGGGCCACGAGCG GGATAGAGCAGGACTTCCTAACTACAGCCATGGAGCTGCCTGGAGCCCTCAGATCCCAGCGGCCCCAGGTGTTGAACCACCTCCCCCCAGATGCGGGGCAGCCATCACACTGCTGGATGTGGCATCAGGGTGATGCTCACCGCCCTATCCAAGCCTGGTGTTGCTGGGAATGGGGCAGCACGGCTCCCATGCCTGGTGGGGTTTCTTTCTATGGAAATGCCTggagcagctgccctgcagagtGA
- the LOC107315952 gene encoding translation initiation factor IF-2-like isoform X3, translating to MKKKMGFVKGGRGEPRINLPGSHGGAASSPERGDKKITEPGGAALLPPPPPAPEQCAERAGVAAGPGAARSGAGPERAVPGESALSHFALPYWRAERSAGKRGKKKGKKKEKEKKEADPPPPPPVGRTSPRRRSLPPPRWGLRAPAPCPRVPSGPLGTDQLGTAQLSSAQHSSAQPPAAAPAASCHLALPGGPTPGLPPAAPGRRPRPAGGGGGGSGSPGAAGLGRGERAGRRLGAGSAPALGARRGGHGGGGRGETATGGGGRRARPAPEPQPLSCRWGRRALPPPPRSRPALRCAASRHGTARPDTARPDTRHRGPPRRRAVLP from the coding sequence atgaaaaagaaaatgggttTCgtaaagggagggaggggagagccCCGAATCAACCTGCCGGGTTCTCACGGGGGGGCCGCGTCCTCTCCGGAGAGGGGCGACAAAAAAATAACCGAGCCCGGAGGGGCCGCCCTGCTCCCCCCACCGCCCCCCGCCCCGGAACAATGCGCAGAGCGGGCGGGGGtcgcggcggggccgggggctgcgcggagcggagcggggccggaGCGTGCGGTTCCGGGCGAGTCAGCCCTCAGCCATTTTGCGCTGCCCTATTGGAGAGCGGAGCGCAGCGCAGGGaaacgaggaaaaaaaaagggaaaaaaaaaggaaaaagaaaaaaaagaggccgacccccccccgccccctcccgtCGGAAGAACGTCGCCTCGCCGCCGCTCCCTGCCCCCGCCCCGCTGGGGGCTGCGGGCTCCGGCCCCGTGTCCCCGCGTCCCGTCGGGGCCGCTCGGCACAGATCAGCTCGgtacagctcagctcagctcggcacagcacagctcagcacagccccccgcggccgcccccgccgcctccTGCCATCTTGCGCTGCCCGGCGGCCCCACGCCCGGCCTTCCTCCCGCCGCCCCCGGGAGGCGGCCGCGGCCggcggggggaggagggggggggagcGGATCCCCGGGAGCTGCGGGGTTGGGGCGGGGGGAGAGAGCGGGGCGGCGCCTCGGAGCCGGCTCAGCCCCGGCGCTGGGGGCCCGGAGGGGCGGCCATGGGGGCGGCGGCCGCGGGGAGACAGCGACCgggggcggggggaggcggGCGCGTCCCGCCCCGGAGCCGCAGCCGCTGAGTTGCCGGTGGGGCCGACGGGCGCTGCCGCCACCGCCTCGGAGCCGCCccgcgctgcgctgcgctgcgaGCCGGCACGGAACGGCACGGCCAGATACGGCACGGCCCGACACGCGTCACCGCGGTCCGCCCCGACGGCGGGCGGTGCTGCCTTAA